The following are encoded together in the Streptomyces flavofungini genome:
- a CDS encoding serine hydrolase domain-containing protein → MGKGNGFSEAGLDRLREVLARHVESGRIPGLVALVGRGDRTHVEAVGTMRHEGGAPMARDTIFRMASTSKPVTMAPVMVLLDECRLRLDDPVDEWLPELADRRVLKRIDGPLDDTEPARRSITVRDLVTSTFGLGIDLTALGTPIMNAVFGSGVFSQGASPLPGPDAWMRGLGELPLMRQPGERWQYHLSHDVLGVLVARVTGQPFETFLRERVLDPLGMKDTGFHVPADKLDRLPPSYAPDPESGEFHVWDEAVGGQYSSPPPFQAGGGGLVSTADDYHAFFRMLLNGGVHGTERILSRPAVELMTTNCLTPEQEKARTALARDSVQVSFGQGQQGGWGFGMAVRTYRGDYAPIGQFGWDGGTGTSTYADPHTGLTGVLLTQVGLTTPHPARLIHDFWTTLYQAIED, encoded by the coding sequence ATGGGCAAGGGCAACGGCTTCTCCGAGGCGGGGCTCGACCGGCTGCGCGAGGTACTGGCCCGGCACGTCGAGTCCGGCAGGATCCCCGGGCTCGTCGCGCTGGTCGGCCGGGGCGACCGGACGCACGTCGAGGCGGTGGGCACGATGCGCCACGAGGGCGGCGCGCCGATGGCCCGGGACACGATCTTCCGGATGGCGTCCACGTCCAAGCCCGTCACGATGGCGCCGGTGATGGTCCTGCTCGACGAGTGCAGGCTGCGCCTCGACGACCCGGTGGACGAGTGGCTGCCCGAACTCGCCGACCGCCGGGTGCTCAAGCGGATCGACGGCCCGCTGGACGACACCGAGCCCGCGCGCCGGTCGATCACCGTCCGCGACCTGGTCACCTCCACGTTCGGGCTCGGCATCGACCTGACCGCCCTCGGCACGCCGATCATGAACGCGGTCTTCGGGAGCGGCGTGTTCAGCCAGGGCGCGTCGCCGCTGCCCGGCCCCGACGCGTGGATGCGCGGCCTCGGCGAACTGCCGCTGATGCGGCAGCCCGGAGAGCGCTGGCAGTACCACCTCAGCCACGACGTGCTCGGCGTGCTCGTCGCCCGGGTCACGGGGCAACCGTTCGAGACGTTCCTGCGCGAACGCGTCCTGGACCCGCTGGGCATGAAGGACACCGGCTTCCACGTCCCCGCCGACAAGCTCGACCGGCTGCCGCCGAGCTACGCCCCCGACCCGGAGTCCGGCGAGTTCCACGTCTGGGACGAGGCCGTGGGCGGGCAGTACAGCTCACCCCCGCCGTTCCAGGCGGGCGGCGGCGGCCTGGTCTCCACCGCCGACGACTACCACGCGTTCTTCCGGATGCTGCTCAACGGCGGCGTCCACGGCACCGAGCGGATCCTGTCCCGCCCCGCCGTCGAGCTGATGACCACCAACTGCCTCACGCCCGAGCAGGAGAAGGCCCGCACCGCCCTGGCCCGCGACAGCGTCCAGGTCTCGTTCGGCCAGGGCCAGCAGGGCGGCTGGGGCTTCGGCATGGCGGTGCGCACCTACCGCGGCGACTACGCGCCCATCGGCCAGTTCGGCTGGGACGGCGGCACCGGCACCTCGACGTACGCCGATCCGCACACGGGCCTCACCGGGGTCCTGCTGACCCAGGTCGGCCTCACCACGCCGCACCCGGCGCGGCTCATCCACGACTTCTGGACCACGCTCTACCAGGCGATCGAGGACTGA
- a CDS encoding GbsR/MarR family transcriptional regulator has translation MPGGRLTTEERRLIAAGLAEGLGYTEIGRRLERPASTIMREVTRNGGPENYGADRAQEATRHRARRRRQDAPPAPPLPDSSHGRDPRAVQDFTESFTELLLQQGLPRMMSRVLACLLVADSGALTAAELVQRLRVSPASISHAVTFLEEQGMITRERAPGARREHYVVDDEIWLRSTLAALQMNDVLAAASKRGSDVLGAATPAGDRFASSAEFLLLVNEALRNVMDQWRRSRAAARTEPAHD, from the coding sequence ATGCCCGGAGGCAGACTCACCACCGAGGAGCGACGACTCATCGCCGCGGGACTTGCGGAGGGGCTCGGATACACGGAGATCGGCCGCCGCCTGGAGCGGCCCGCTTCGACGATCATGCGGGAGGTCACCCGCAACGGCGGCCCGGAGAACTACGGGGCGGACCGGGCACAGGAGGCCACCCGGCACCGCGCGCGCCGCCGGAGACAGGACGCGCCACCCGCCCCGCCGCTGCCCGACAGCAGCCACGGGCGCGACCCGCGGGCGGTCCAGGACTTCACGGAGTCCTTCACCGAACTCCTTTTGCAGCAGGGCCTTCCCCGGATGATGTCCCGGGTGCTCGCCTGCCTGCTCGTCGCCGACTCCGGCGCCCTCACCGCCGCCGAGCTGGTCCAGCGGCTGCGGGTCAGCCCGGCGTCGATCTCACACGCCGTCACCTTCCTCGAGGAGCAGGGGATGATCACGCGGGAACGGGCTCCCGGAGCGCGCCGCGAGCACTACGTCGTCGACGACGAGATCTGGCTCCGGTCCACGCTGGCGGCCCTTCAGATGAACGACGTGCTCGCGGCGGCGTCGAAGCGGGGCTCCGACGTGCTGGGGGCCGCGACCCCGGCCGGGGACCGCTTCGCGTCGTCCGCCGAGTTCCTGCTGCTCGTGAACGAGGCGCTGCGGAACGTCATGGACCAGTGGCGGCGGAGCCGGGCGGCCGCCCGGACCGAGCCGGCACACGACTGA
- a CDS encoding MFS transporter, whose protein sequence is MSLLIREPVERMDRPYARRWWALGVLCLSLLIAVMANTALTVAAPDMTRDLDLSSSDLQWVIDAYTVPYAALMLLFGAIGDKYSRRGALVLGLVVLSAGAGAGALVDSATAVIAARAVMGVGAAMIMPATLSLLASTFPREERAKAITLWAATSGIAIAAGPLIAGALLEHYGWASTFLIDIPVAAVAVLGAFVLVPPSKAADQGRIDYVGGLLSVVWIGALIYMIIEGPGFGWGASAVTAAVIAAVGLALFVVWELRHPRPVLDVRKFAERGFSGANLAVALFFVAVFGAFLYLTQHLQFVLQYDPLETGIRMLPLAGAVFLGTALTGVLTPRLGAKVMVTAGMVGGTTALALLTATDAGSTYGDFVPALIILGVSLGFAVSPCTDAIMGAFPESELGVGGAVNDTSLELGGSLGIAVLGSVLATSYADGLADETKGSKLPAYALEQAQDSVGAGGGVAQAIGGQARKLAEQAGAPGTTPQKAAELKAQAGELAQNAEQMKHAVGSAFSDAVAHTSLVGAVVLGAGTLIVAFLLPRKGQEKRPQESAGEGPEGARETVKEPVAQGRG, encoded by the coding sequence ATGTCTTTGCTGATCAGGGAGCCGGTCGAGCGGATGGACCGGCCCTACGCCCGCCGCTGGTGGGCGCTGGGTGTGCTGTGCCTGAGCCTGCTGATCGCCGTCATGGCGAACACGGCGCTCACGGTCGCGGCCCCTGACATGACCCGCGACCTCGACCTGTCCAGCTCCGACCTGCAGTGGGTCATCGACGCGTACACCGTCCCGTACGCCGCCCTGATGCTGCTGTTCGGCGCGATCGGCGACAAGTACAGCCGTCGTGGCGCCCTCGTCCTCGGGCTCGTGGTGCTGAGCGCGGGAGCCGGGGCCGGGGCGCTCGTGGACAGCGCGACCGCCGTGATCGCCGCCCGCGCGGTGATGGGCGTGGGCGCGGCCATGATCATGCCCGCGACGCTCTCCCTGCTCGCCTCGACGTTCCCGCGCGAGGAACGGGCCAAGGCGATCACGCTGTGGGCCGCCACCTCCGGCATCGCCATCGCCGCCGGACCCCTGATCGCGGGCGCGCTCCTGGAGCACTACGGCTGGGCCTCGACGTTCCTCATCGACATCCCGGTGGCGGCGGTCGCGGTCCTCGGCGCCTTCGTCCTCGTACCGCCGTCGAAGGCCGCGGACCAGGGGCGCATCGACTACGTGGGCGGGCTGCTGTCCGTCGTCTGGATCGGCGCGCTCATCTACATGATCATCGAGGGTCCGGGCTTCGGCTGGGGCGCGAGCGCGGTGACCGCGGCCGTGATCGCCGCCGTGGGCCTGGCCCTGTTCGTCGTCTGGGAGCTGCGGCACCCGCGGCCCGTCCTGGATGTGCGGAAGTTCGCCGAGCGCGGCTTCTCCGGCGCCAACCTGGCCGTCGCCCTGTTCTTCGTGGCCGTCTTCGGCGCCTTCCTCTACCTCACCCAGCACCTCCAGTTCGTCCTCCAGTACGACCCGCTGGAGACCGGCATCCGCATGCTGCCGCTGGCCGGAGCGGTGTTCCTCGGCACGGCCCTCACCGGCGTCCTCACCCCGCGCCTCGGCGCGAAGGTCATGGTGACGGCGGGCATGGTCGGCGGCACCACGGCCCTCGCCCTGCTCACGGCCACCGACGCGGGCTCCACGTACGGCGACTTCGTGCCCGCGCTGATCATCCTCGGCGTCTCCCTCGGCTTCGCCGTCTCGCCGTGCACGGACGCCATCATGGGCGCCTTCCCGGAGTCCGAACTCGGCGTCGGCGGCGCCGTCAACGACACCTCCCTCGAACTCGGCGGCTCCCTCGGCATCGCCGTCCTCGGCTCGGTGCTCGCCACCTCCTACGCCGACGGGCTCGCCGACGAGACCAAGGGCAGCAAGCTGCCGGCGTACGCCCTGGAGCAGGCGCAGGACTCCGTGGGCGCGGGCGGCGGCGTCGCCCAGGCCATCGGCGGCCAGGCCCGCAAGCTCGCCGAGCAGGCCGGGGCGCCCGGCACCACGCCCCAGAAGGCCGCCGAGCTGAAGGCCCAGGCGGGCGAGCTCGCCCAGAACGCCGAGCAGATGAAGCACGCGGTGGGCTCGGCGTTCTCCGACGCGGTGGCGCACACGAGCCTCGTCGGGGCGGTGGTCCTGGGCGCCGGGACGCTGATCGTGGCCTTCCTGCTGCCGAGGAAGGGGCAGGAGAAGCGGCCGCAGGAGTCCGCAGGCGAGGGGCCCGAGGGCGCCCGCGAGACGGTCAAGGAGCCGGTGGCGCAAGGCCGGGGGTGA
- a CDS encoding TetR/AcrR family transcriptional regulator: MSRTQPTPTPSAPPAGPSTGVAAPAAASAAAPAPVSAAQARADANRRRILDVAFAELTRDPDASMDQIARAAGVVRRTVYGHFPSRDALVTAILDEAVEAVSAAHAAGYEGVDDPPRAVASAMLAVWDVTDRYRLLISLAQRAIAMEGIRERLAPVHERGTAMLQRGLDEGRFVSPMPANALAYVVENIMFALMETVNDGLMEPADAGRAAAVTFLCAAGLPPAEATELVAEMAAERAQEGPSGRGA; the protein is encoded by the coding sequence ATGAGCCGTACGCAGCCGACGCCGACGCCGTCCGCGCCCCCCGCGGGGCCCTCCACGGGGGTCGCCGCGCCTGCCGCCGCATCCGCCGCCGCACCCGCCCCCGTGTCCGCCGCGCAGGCCCGCGCCGATGCCAACCGGCGCCGCATCCTGGACGTCGCCTTCGCCGAGCTGACCCGGGACCCGGACGCGTCCATGGACCAGATCGCGCGCGCCGCCGGCGTCGTACGCCGCACCGTGTACGGCCACTTCCCGAGCCGGGACGCCCTCGTCACCGCGATCCTCGACGAGGCCGTGGAGGCGGTCTCCGCCGCGCACGCCGCCGGGTACGAGGGCGTCGACGACCCGCCCCGCGCGGTCGCCAGCGCGATGCTCGCCGTCTGGGACGTCACCGACCGCTACCGCCTGCTGATCTCCCTCGCGCAGCGCGCCATCGCCATGGAGGGCATCCGCGAACGCCTCGCCCCCGTCCACGAGCGCGGCACCGCGATGCTGCAACGGGGCCTGGACGAGGGCAGGTTCGTCTCGCCGATGCCCGCGAACGCCCTCGCCTACGTCGTCGAGAACATCATGTTCGCCCTGATGGAGACCGTGAACGACGGCCTGATGGAACCAGCCGATGCCGGACGGGCGGCGGCGGTCACGTTCCTGTGCGCGGCGGGGCTGCCTCCGGCGGAGGCGACGGAGTTGGTGGCGGAGATGGCCGCCGAGCGGGCGCAGGAGGGGCCGTC